From bacterium, one genomic window encodes:
- the purB gene encoding adenylosuccinate lyase → MIPRYTRKEMADVWSEENKFKKYLEVEIAVLEGWSKIGVIPYDVVEKIKNKAKIDIGRINEIEKITNHDVIAFVEQVSEEIGDEGKYIHLGLTSSDIIDTSFALILREAGNIILDDIKKLLEVLKDKAIQYKNTLMIGRTHGIHAEPITLGFKIGTWYFEFLRNKERIEKAIDEISVGKISGAVGTFSNIELEIEEYVCDKFNLKREKFSTQIISRDRYAYFITILGIIASSCEKVALQIRLLQQTEISEVFEPFGKGQKGSSAMPHKRNPVLCERVCGLARVIKKNVNVALENVSLWHERDISHSSAERIILPESTILLDYILTLLTKIIDGMVVNEENMKKNLNVLNNVYFSQKLLNCLVLKGLSRKEAYEKIQKISFEAINKKLDFCELVKKDDFIKKYIKDDELNKIFDINELLKNIEKIFKYIEK, encoded by the coding sequence ATGATACCAAGATATACAAGAAAAGAAATGGCTGATGTCTGGAGTGAAGAAAACAAATTTAAAAAATATCTTGAAGTAGAAATTGCTGTTCTTGAAGGATGGAGTAAAATTGGAGTTATACCATATGACGTTGTTGAAAAAATTAAAAATAAGGCAAAAATTGATATTGGAAGAATAAATGAAATTGAAAAAATTACAAATCATGATGTTATTGCATTTGTTGAACAGGTGAGTGAAGAAATTGGTGATGAAGGTAAATATATTCATTTAGGACTTACATCTTCGGATATTATTGATACTTCTTTTGCATTAATTTTAAGAGAAGCAGGAAATATAATTCTGGATGATATAAAAAAATTACTTGAAGTTTTAAAGGATAAGGCAATTCAATACAAAAATACTTTAATGATAGGAAGAACTCATGGAATACATGCTGAACCGATAACTCTTGGATTTAAAATTGGAACATGGTATTTTGAATTTTTGAGAAATAAAGAAAGAATTGAGAAAGCAATTGACGAAATAAGTGTGGGAAAAATATCAGGTGCAGTAGGAACTTTTTCAAACATAGAACTTGAAATTGAAGAATATGTATGCGATAAATTTAATTTAAAAAGGGAAAAGTTTTCAACTCAAATAATTTCAAGGGATAGATATGCTTATTTTATAACAATTCTTGGAATTATTGCTTCTTCGTGTGAAAAAGTTGCTTTGCAGATAAGATTGCTTCAGCAAACAGAAATTTCTGAAGTTTTTGAACCATTTGGAAAAGGACAAAAGGGCTCTTCTGCTATGCCACATAAAAGAAATCCTGTTTTATGTGAAAGAGTTTGTGGACTTGCAAGAGTCATAAAGAAAAATGTAAATGTAGCATTAGAAAATGTTTCCTTATGGCATGAAAGAGATATAAGTCATTCTTCTGCTGAAAGAATAATTTTACCAGAATCAACAATCCTTCTTGATTATATTTTAACATTACTTACAAAAATTATTGATGGAATGGTAGTAAATGAAGAAAATATGAAAAAAAATTTGAATGTTTTAAATAATGTTTATTTTTCTCAGAAATTATTAAATTGTCTTGTTTTAAAAGGTCTTTCAAGAAAAGAGGCATATGAAAAAATTCAGAAAATATCATTTGAGGCAATAAATAAAAAACTTGATTTTTGTGAACTTGTTAAAAAAGATGATTTTATAAAGAAATATATTAAAGATGACGAACTAAATAAAATTTTTGATATAAACGAACTTTTGAAAAATATAGAAAAAATTTTCAAATATATTGAAAAATAA
- the lptE gene encoding LPS assembly lipoprotein LptE, which translates to MKRLIKICSLFLFFTSCYINKNISEKNRIYIDKIENYTNQSMLSFTIREKIEKIILNYSGYTLTNMKEIADYTLSVKILKFERVPVFFDKKDIDNIVGAKYRIEVQMKVNDGRKENAVLTKNLIEDISSSIYKEYREEKIFEKLSEQIAQRIYFELLKLKNR; encoded by the coding sequence GTGAAAAGATTAATAAAAATATGTAGTTTGTTTTTATTCTTTACTTCCTGTTATATAAACAAAAACATTTCAGAAAAAAACAGAATATATATTGACAAAATAGAGAATTATACTAATCAATCTATGTTAAGTTTTACTATTAGGGAAAAAATAGAAAAAATTATTTTAAATTATTCAGGTTATACATTGACAAACATGAAAGAAATTGCTGATTATACACTTTCTGTTAAAATTCTTAAGTTTGAAAGAGTTCCTGTTTTTTTTGATAAAAAGGATATTGATAATATAGTTGGTGCAAAATATAGAATTGAAGTACAGATGAAGGTGAATGATGGAAGAAAAGAAAATGCAGTCTTAACTAAAAATTTGATTGAGGATATTTCCTCTTCTATTTATAAAGAATACAGGGAAGAAAAGATATTTGAAAAACTTTCTGAACAGATTGCTCAAAGAATATATTTTGAACTTTTAAAACTTAAAAACAGATGA
- the miaA gene encoding tRNA (adenosine(37)-N6)-dimethylallyltransferase MiaA yields the protein MKNKIVIIGGPTASGKTEISFKIAQKINGEIISCDSRQFYKEINIGTDKPSELMKKEIPHYFIDFLSLKDEFDVYKYSKQVFKKTEEILSRNKIPLIVGGSGFYIRILLNGMFYIPDELKDKQKEIREKLEKEKTETLYEKLKIIDPEISKKIHPNDRYRIKRALEVYELTGKNMTYWQNQKPEITLKNLGKIYYFILMRDRKIIYERIEKRVEKMFENGWIEEVKKLKEEGFEKYLNLKAPIGYNEIIEFLNGKYNFEELKRLIIKRTKEYARKQIIWFKKEKGIFINFLENEEAIEKIMGIYKND from the coding sequence ATGAAGAATAAAATAGTAATCATTGGAGGTCCAACTGCCTCTGGAAAAACAGAAATATCTTTTAAAATTGCACAAAAAATAAATGGAGAAATTATATCCTGTGATAGTAGACAATTTTATAAAGAAATAAATATAGGTACAGATAAACCTTCTGAATTAATGAAGAAAGAAATTCCACATTATTTCATTGATTTTCTATCATTAAAAGATGAATTTGATGTATATAAATATTCAAAACAGGTTTTTAAAAAAACAGAAGAAATACTTTCAAGAAATAAAATTCCTTTAATTGTTGGTGGAAGTGGATTTTATATAAGAATTTTATTGAATGGAATGTTTTATATTCCTGATGAATTAAAAGATAAACAGAAAGAAATCAGAGAAAAACTTGAAAAAGAAAAAACTGAAACTTTATATGAAAAATTAAAAATTATTGACCCTGAAATATCAAAAAAAATACATCCCAATGATAGGTATAGAATTAAAAGAGCACTTGAGGTTTATGAATTGACTGGAAAAAATATGACTTACTGGCAAAATCAAAAACCTGAAATTACATTGAAAAATCTAGGAAAGATTTACTATTTTATTTTAATGAGAGACAGAAAAATAATTTATGAAAGAATAGAAAAAAGAGTGGAAAAAATGTTTGAAAATGGATGGATTGAGGAAGTAAAAAAATTGAAAGAAGAAGGTTTTGAAAAATATTTGAATTTAAAAGCTCCTATTGGATATAATGAAATAATTGAATTTCTAAATGGTAAATATAATTTTGAAGAATTGAAAAGATTAATCATTAAAAGGACAAAAGAATATGCAAGAAAACAGATTATATGGTTTAAAAAAGAAAAAGGAATATTTATAAATTTTTTAGAAAATGAAGAAGCAATTGAAAAAATAATGGGAATATACAAAAATGATTGA
- the folK gene encoding 2-amino-4-hydroxy-6-hydroxymethyldihydropteridine diphosphokinase, with protein MKKERVYIAIGSNKGEKIKNIISGLKEIEKFLDIKKISFFYRNPPVNAKGGIFLNGAIEVETNISPENLLEKLKNVEKKIGRKFPHQKGDAREIDFDIIFYGKKIIKTKKLIIPHPEFKKREFVLKPLLEINCKLKDPVSNNKLKEIYRKLKKI; from the coding sequence ATGAAAAAGGAAAGAGTATATATTGCCATAGGAAGTAATAAAGGGGAAAAAATAAAAAATATAATATCAGGTTTAAAAGAAATTGAAAAGTTTCTTGATATAAAAAAAATATCTTTTTTTTACAGAAATCCACCGGTTAATGCAAAAGGTGGAATTTTTTTAAACGGCGCAATAGAGGTTGAAACAAATATATCACCTGAAAATCTTTTAGAAAAATTAAAGAATGTTGAAAAAAAAATCGGGAGAAAATTTCCTCATCAAAAAGGTGATGCAAGAGAAATTGATTTTGATATAATTTTTTATGGGAAAAAAATAATTAAAACAAAAAAACTTATAATACCTCATCCGGAATTTAAAAAAAGAGAATTTGTATTGAAACCACTTCTTGAAATAAATTGTAAATTAAAAGACCCTGTATCAAATAATAAATTGAAAGAAATTTATAGAAAACTTAAAAAAATTTGA
- a CDS encoding thymidylate synthase — translation MIPVIKIEGNSIAEVWEKSLLELWKNGISIKTEYDRKNDPPSKDCTMIMVINEPFSEPRIHLAFPGGIEDLEKYRQEVVYGIHDAWINPEEKKWTYTYHDRLTNYHIPGKEEKVNQLEYIINKLSETHFSRRAQGITWIPFYDPFTYDPPCLQRIWCRIIEKEGELFLNMNTHWRSRDAYRAAFMNLFGLTELQKYIADEISKKISKNVKVGQYVDISDSYHIYGESFEDFEKRFLTSLKKRDFYNPDHTKSRTLKTNDPVAVAGFEYGKQLIEMEKKTGKLGTLF, via the coding sequence ATGATACCTGTAATTAAAATTGAAGGGAATTCAATAGCAGAAGTATGGGAAAAAAGTTTACTTGAACTCTGGAAGAATGGGATTAGTATAAAAACAGAATATGATAGGAAAAATGACCCTCCAAGCAAAGATTGTACAATGATTATGGTTATAAATGAACCTTTTTCTGAACCAAGAATTCATCTTGCTTTTCCAGGAGGAATTGAGGACCTTGAAAAATACAGACAGGAAGTGGTTTATGGAATCCATGATGCATGGATAAATCCCGAAGAAAAAAAATGGACTTATACCTATCATGACCGGCTTACAAATTATCATATCCCGGGAAAAGAAGAAAAGGTTAATCAACTTGAATATATAATAAATAAACTATCAGAAACACATTTTTCAAGAAGGGCACAGGGGATTACATGGATTCCTTTTTATGACCCATTCACCTATGACCCTCCATGTTTGCAGAGAATATGGTGTAGAATTATTGAAAAAGAGGGAGAATTATTTTTAAATATGAATACTCACTGGCGTTCAAGAGACGCTTACAGAGCTGCTTTTATGAATTTATTTGGTCTGACCGAACTTCAGAAATACATCGCAGATGAAATTTCTAAAAAAATAAGTAAAAATGTTAAAGTAGGACAGTATGTTGATATTTCGGATTCCTATCATATTTATGGAGAAAGTTTTGAAGATTTTGAAAAAAGATTTTTAACTTCTCTTAAAAAAAGGGATTTTTATAATCCAGACCATACAAAAAGTAGAACATTAAAAACTAACGACCCGGTCGCAGTTGCGGGTTTTGAATATGGAAAACAACTTATAGAAATGGAAAAGAAAACAGGAAAGTTAGGAACTCTATTTTAA
- a CDS encoding tetratricopeptide repeat protein: MIDIRMYLCKNFYMRKFQIFLMFFLIVSLSYSYWEWTPQTKKWINPKYAVKETPEEQFKYAEELRKNGKIEASIREHKKLLKHYSKSEYAPSSCFILGEIYREKGDIKKAFDYYQKIIDEYPSSPLVLSSIKIQSEIAEKKLESKKGLFRGLFSRAEEKAQFMNKVIENSPYDLEAVDRMFKLADFYFDLKEYDKSIEVLEKIIKNFPETSNAERAKFLKIKYLLNLIPEVSLDIDTIEDIKDQINEFLIEYPNSRFENEIKKIEIMLDEKEAEKYYQIARYYERAGKKKSAVYYYMKIIERFPNTKYGKIASEKINKNM; encoded by the coding sequence ATGATTGACATAAGGATGTATTTATGTAAAAATTTTTACATGAGGAAATTTCAAATTTTTTTAATGTTTTTTTTAATTGTATCCTTATCTTATTCCTACTGGGAATGGACACCACAGACAAAAAAATGGATAAATCCTAAATATGCTGTAAAAGAAACTCCTGAAGAACAATTTAAATATGCAGAGGAATTAAGAAAAAACGGAAAAATTGAAGCATCTATAAGAGAACATAAGAAATTATTAAAACATTATTCAAAATCAGAATACGCTCCTTCATCATGTTTCATTTTAGGCGAAATATACAGGGAAAAGGGAGATATAAAAAAAGCATTTGATTATTATCAAAAAATTATAGATGAATATCCTTCTTCACCTCTTGTTCTTTCTTCAATTAAAATTCAATCAGAAATAGCAGAAAAAAAATTAGAGAGTAAAAAAGGATTATTCAGAGGTTTATTTTCAAGAGCAGAAGAAAAGGCACAATTTATGAATAAAGTTATAGAAAATAGTCCATACGATTTGGAAGCAGTGGATAGAATGTTTAAACTTGCAGATTTTTATTTTGATTTAAAAGAATATGATAAAAGTATAGAAGTTTTAGAAAAAATTATAAAAAATTTTCCTGAAACATCTAATGCAGAAAGAGCCAAATTTTTAAAAATAAAATATTTACTAAATTTAATACCCGAAGTTTCTCTTGATATAGATACAATAGAAGATATAAAAGACCAGATAAATGAATTTCTAATTGAATATCCAAACAGTAGATTTGAAAATGAAATTAAAAAAATAGAAATTATGCTTGATGAAAAAGAGGCAGAAAAATATTATCAAATTGCAAGATATTATGAAAGAGCAGGAAAGAAAAAAAGTGCAGTTTATTATTATATGAAAATAATAGAACGGTTTCCAAATACTAAGTATGGGAAAATTGCAAGTGAAAAGATTAATAAAAATATGTAG
- the polX gene encoding DNA polymerase/3'-5' exonuclease PolX: MSKNQEIANIFDKIADALEFKGDDSFRIGAYRKAARILREYPEDVEEVYKKGEIQKIPGIGKGMAEKIEEYLKTGKMKKYEEAVKDIPEELLQLLEIPNLGPKTLNLAYNQLGVKNLQDLEKVIENGQLAKLFGMGEKKVENIKKGIELFKQGRERIPIGIALPIVEDIINELKKYTDNIDPAGSLRRMRETIGDIDILATSKNNIEIIERFVNLPIVKEVIVKGNTKASIIEKSHNLQVDLRVVPNDSFGAALQYFTGSKAHNIKLRGFAKEKGLKISEYGVFKGDEKIAGRTEDEVYKTLGLIWIPPELREDRGEIEAAIERKLPILVEEKDIKGDLHIHSKYSDGVETIEEIAIAAKNLGYEYIGICDHSKTSKIAGGLDEDSLKRRNEEIDKTNEKIKGIRVLKGMEVDILADGSLDYSDKILEELDFVIASIHQGFKKNVTERIKKAIENPFVDIIAHPTGRLLSGREGYEVNIDEIIEYASKFNVALEINCYPDRLDLNDVNILKGKTKNLFFSLGTDAHNTGMLKYMKFGIGMARRGWLTKREILNTYKWENMPLRRRKR, translated from the coding sequence ATGAGTAAAAATCAGGAAATTGCAAATATTTTTGATAAGATTGCAGATGCTCTTGAATTTAAAGGAGATGATTCTTTTCGTATAGGTGCTTATAGGAAAGCAGCAAGGATTTTAAGAGAATATCCGGAAGATGTAGAAGAAGTTTATAAAAAAGGAGAGATTCAGAAAATTCCTGGTATAGGTAAAGGTATGGCTGAAAAAATTGAAGAATACTTGAAAACAGGTAAAATGAAAAAATATGAAGAAGCAGTAAAGGATATACCAGAAGAACTTTTGCAACTTCTTGAAATACCAAATCTTGGTCCAAAAACATTAAATCTTGCATATAACCAACTAGGTGTAAAAAATTTACAGGACCTAGAAAAAGTAATTGAAAATGGACAACTTGCGAAACTTTTTGGTATGGGAGAAAAAAAAGTTGAGAATATAAAAAAAGGAATTGAACTATTTAAACAGGGAAGAGAAAGAATACCTATTGGAATTGCACTGCCTATTGTGGAAGATATAATAAATGAATTAAAAAAATATACAGATAATATTGACCCTGCAGGTTCATTAAGAAGAATGAGAGAAACAATTGGAGATATTGATATACTTGCAACTAGTAAGAATAATATTGAAATTATTGAAAGGTTTGTTAATTTACCAATAGTAAAAGAAGTTATAGTTAAAGGAAATACCAAAGCATCAATAATAGAAAAATCACATAATTTACAGGTTGATTTAAGAGTAGTTCCAAATGATTCCTTTGGAGCAGCTCTTCAATATTTTACCGGTTCAAAGGCACATAACATAAAATTAAGGGGATTTGCAAAAGAAAAAGGTTTAAAAATTAGTGAATATGGAGTTTTCAAAGGTGATGAAAAAATTGCGGGCAGAACTGAGGATGAAGTGTATAAAACTCTTGGTCTTATCTGGATTCCACCTGAACTAAGAGAAGACAGAGGAGAAATTGAAGCAGCAATTGAAAGGAAATTACCTATCCTTGTTGAAGAAAAGGATATAAAAGGAGACCTTCATATTCATTCAAAATATTCAGATGGAGTTGAAACAATAGAAGAAATTGCAATTGCTGCAAAAAATCTGGGGTATGAATATATTGGAATATGTGACCATTCAAAAACATCAAAAATTGCAGGTGGACTTGATGAAGATAGTTTGAAAAGAAGAAATGAAGAGATAGATAAAACAAATGAAAAAATAAAAGGCATAAGAGTTTTAAAAGGGATGGAGGTTGATATACTTGCTGATGGTTCTCTTGATTATTCTGATAAAATTCTTGAAGAACTTGATTTTGTTATTGCTTCAATTCATCAGGGATTTAAAAAGAATGTAACAGAAAGAATAAAAAAAGCAATTGAAAATCCATTTGTTGATATAATTGCTCATCCAACAGGTCGTCTTTTAAGTGGGAGAGAAGGGTATGAAGTCAATATAGATGAAATTATTGAATATGCTTCAAAATTTAATGTTGCCCTTGAAATAAATTGCTATCCAGATAGATTGGATTTAAATGATGTGAATATTCTTAAAGGGAAGACGAAAAATTTATTTTTTTCTCTTGGTACAGATGCTCATAATACAGGAATGTTAAAATATATGAAATTTGGAATTGGTATGGCAAGAAGAGGATGGCTTACAAAAAGAGAAATTTTAAATACATATAAATGGGAAAATATGCCTTTAAGGAGGAGAAAAAGATGA
- the rpsT gene encoding 30S ribosomal protein S20, with amino-acid sequence MAKKKRSVLKRQRQEIKRRLRNKMINSKIKTLIKKTKEAVLNNNPEFENILKETIKEIDKAIAKGIIHKKTGARKKSRLMKFVKKYRVQLEPEKK; translated from the coding sequence ATGGCTAAGAAAAAAAGGAGTGTTTTAAAAAGACAGAGACAGGAAATAAAAAGAAGATTGAGAAATAAAATGATAAATTCTAAAATAAAAACATTGATTAAGAAAACAAAAGAAGCAGTTTTGAATAATAACCCGGAATTTGAGAATATTTTAAAAGAAACTATCAAGGAAATAGACAAAGCTATAGCAAAAGGGATAATTCATAAAAAAACCGGTGCAAGAAAAAAAAGCAGATTGATGAAGTTTGTAAAGAAATACAGGGTTCAACTTGAACCAGAAAAAAAATAA
- a CDS encoding SagB/ThcOx family dehydrogenase, with translation MEKIKLPSPDFEGKISVEESLKSRRSVRSYKDTPLSLKELSQILWATDGKTADWGGRTAPSAGATYPLEIYVVVGNVEGLSPGLYHYEIDSHSLTLVKEGDLRTELSRAALNQTSIKLAPITIVISGIFERTTNRYGKRGERYVYMEVGHCGQNIHLQAESLGLGTVMIGAFEDEKVKKVLGIKEDVFYLCPVGKK, from the coding sequence ATGGAAAAAATTAAATTACCATCTCCTGATTTTGAAGGAAAAATTAGTGTAGAGGAATCTCTTAAAAGTAGACGGTCTGTAAGAAGTTATAAAGATACACCATTAAGTTTAAAAGAATTGTCCCAGATTTTATGGGCAACTGATGGAAAAACTGCTGACTGGGGTGGAAGAACTGCACCTTCTGCAGGTGCTACATATCCTCTTGAAATTTATGTAGTAGTTGGAAATGTTGAAGGATTATCACCAGGACTTTATCATTATGAAATTGATTCTCACTCATTAACCTTAGTAAAAGAAGGAGATTTAAGAACAGAACTATCAAGAGCAGCATTAAATCAAACATCTATAAAACTTGCACCTATTACAATAGTTATTTCTGGGATTTTTGAAAGGACAACAAATAGATATGGAAAAAGAGGAGAAAGATATGTTTATATGGAGGTCGGTCATTGCGGTCAGAATATACACTTACAGGCAGAATCTCTCGGGCTTGGAACTGTTATGATAGGTGCATTTGAAGACGAAAAAGTGAAAAAAGTTCTTGGAATAAAAGAAGATGTTTTTTATTTATGTCCTGTTGGAAAAAAATGA
- a CDS encoding RNA polymerase sigma factor, producing MKDKKSFEEYYIMYANKIYGIAFRMVNNHSDALDIVQESFLRAYKNWNNFKGLSKFSTYLYRIAVNLSYDFLRKKNRIKKIENYNYENIFHNSNRKNFDDCIRCGDMIEEIKKEIDNLTERQKTVFILKTYEELTYEEIANILKSRVGTIKATYFQSLQKIRENLKKKGVIKNEM from the coding sequence ATGAAGGATAAAAAAAGTTTTGAGGAATATTATATAATGTATGCAAATAAAATTTATGGAATAGCTTTTAGAATGGTAAATAATCATAGTGATGCATTGGATATAGTTCAAGAATCTTTTTTACGCGCTTATAAAAACTGGAACAACTTTAAAGGACTTTCTAAATTTTCAACTTATCTTTATAGAATAGCAGTGAATTTATCATATGATTTTTTAAGAAAAAAAAATAGAATAAAAAAAATTGAAAATTATAATTATGAAAATATTTTTCATAACAGTAACAGAAAAAATTTTGACGATTGTATTCGTTGTGGTGATATGATAGAAGAGATAAAAAAAGAGATTGATAATTTAACGGAAAGACAAAAAACAGTTTTTATTCTGAAAACATATGAAGAATTGACTTACGAAGAAATAGCAAATATTTTAAAAAGTAGAGTTGGAACAATTAAAGCAACTTATTTTCAATCGTTACAAAAAATACGAGAAAATTTAAAAAAGAAAGGGGTGATAAAAAATGAAATGTAA